Proteins from a single region of Phycisphaeraceae bacterium D3-23:
- a CDS encoding lipopolysaccharide biosynthesis protein, whose protein sequence is MLNKLTSRPTQILKLLRDREIDLSTPEGRSKDRYRRAALTSAMLILARGMNIVTGLATIPITLSYLGDDLFGIWMALTSFVVFLGFTDLGLGVGIQNALIQCHGDDDRDTPGRVVGMGLLALCTIAAILCAVALYALPNLPLTDWVKFEDPGSARWLLPTAQVMLVCFALGLPIGIAQRLCDAYQRGYWGYGMLMVGRTLGFVGVCIAALGQWSLPVLAGVYLAAPFAVMLLGTLFLVLPRMPWLIPRWPGLNGKLAHTLFGTGTLVLLSHIGRAVFNSAPALLIASQISAAAVAPYAVTQKLIGVATLAIAPIVLSLWSPIGEAAVRGDVPWIKRALRRTLRYITLAYAPVALVLVLLGRPIIALWTGQSEAVPGWSLLLAVVCYASLTIYGQLTVTILGALNRFALRAAATLSLAALATTLCIVYRDQLGTAGIIWVFALAGYLPLLLVLSLHARHLILALPAAPANDTPTPTPPPPALPVIQP, encoded by the coding sequence TTGCTCAACAAGCTCACATCACGGCCCACCCAGATCCTCAAGCTGCTGCGCGACCGGGAGATCGACCTATCGACCCCCGAAGGCCGCAGCAAGGACCGCTACCGCCGCGCGGCGCTCACCTCCGCGATGCTGATCCTCGCGCGCGGAATGAACATCGTCACGGGCCTGGCCACCATCCCCATCACGCTCAGTTATCTGGGCGACGACCTCTTCGGCATCTGGATGGCGCTCACCAGCTTCGTCGTTTTCCTCGGCTTCACCGACCTCGGGCTCGGCGTCGGCATCCAGAACGCACTCATCCAATGCCACGGCGACGACGACCGCGACACCCCCGGCCGTGTCGTCGGCATGGGGCTGCTGGCGCTGTGTACGATCGCGGCCATCCTGTGTGCCGTCGCGCTCTACGCCCTGCCCAATCTACCCCTGACCGACTGGGTCAAATTCGAAGACCCCGGCAGCGCCCGCTGGCTCCTGCCCACCGCGCAGGTCATGCTCGTCTGCTTCGCGCTCGGCCTCCCCATCGGTATCGCCCAACGCCTCTGCGACGCCTACCAGCGCGGCTACTGGGGCTACGGCATGCTCATGGTCGGACGCACCCTCGGCTTCGTCGGCGTCTGCATCGCCGCGCTGGGCCAGTGGTCCCTGCCCGTCCTCGCAGGTGTCTACCTCGCCGCCCCCTTCGCCGTCATGCTGCTGGGCACGCTCTTCCTCGTCCTCCCGCGCATGCCCTGGCTCATCCCGCGCTGGCCCGGGCTCAACGGCAAGCTCGCGCACACCCTTTTCGGCACCGGCACGCTCGTCCTGCTCAGCCACATCGGACGGGCCGTCTTCAACAGTGCGCCCGCCCTCCTCATCGCCAGCCAGATCAGCGCCGCCGCGGTCGCGCCTTACGCCGTCACCCAGAAACTCATCGGCGTCGCGACCCTCGCGATCGCGCCGATCGTGCTCTCCCTCTGGAGCCCGATCGGCGAGGCCGCCGTCCGCGGCGACGTCCCGTGGATCAAACGCGCGCTGCGACGTACCCTCCGCTACATCACCCTTGCCTACGCGCCCGTCGCGCTCGTGCTCGTACTCCTGGGCCGGCCGATCATCGCGCTCTGGACCGGGCAGTCCGAAGCTGTCCCCGGCTGGTCGCTCCTGCTCGCGGTCGTGTGCTACGCCTCGCTCACGATCTACGGCCAGCTCACCGTCACCATCCTCGGCGCGCTCAACCGCTTCGCACTCCGCGCCGCCGCGACACTCTCGCTCGCCGCGCTGGCGACCACACTGTGCATCGTCTACCGCGACCAGCTCGGAACGGCCGGGATCATCTGGGTTTTCGCCCTCGCCGGCTACCTACCGCTGTTGCTGGTCCTCTCCCTACACGCCCGGCATCTCATCCTCGCCCTGCCCGCCGCGCCCGCCAACGACACACCGACGCCAACCCCGCCACCGCCCGCGCTCCCCGTGATCCAGCCCTAA
- a CDS encoding glycosyltransferase family 4 protein: MPAHPPTIVVISQVYVPDPTAVGQHMHDACAELARRGYRVIVYTSRRGYDNPRTAYKRRETLDGVHIRRLHLSSFGKRSIKVRLAAQLIFLFQAVLRASLTRNFKTVLVTTSPPMGGVAGLLLKRLRGAKIRFWAMDINPDQAILMGKTTEDALVARAFNRMNRMLLRESEHVIALDHFMAGRLQTKYPGAYAQGHMSIIPPWPLGDHLEPIAHEDNPFRKEFGLVDQFVIMYSGNISPAHRIDTVLDAAKQFKDHPRLTLLFIGGDEARQRIDAYAQEHGLTAILRTLPYQPLDQIKYSLSAADVHLVSMGEQMAGIVHPCKIYGAMAVARPVLFCGIPECHIGEIVDRFDFGRTIPHGDTDAAARAIQYVLDQDPADLQEIGQRARDAMLKHYDKNTLCNQLCDLVEPTPPPGAMQTGLDG; encoded by the coding sequence TTGCCAGCCCACCCCCCCACGATCGTCGTGATTTCGCAGGTCTATGTGCCCGACCCCACCGCCGTGGGGCAGCATATGCACGACGCCTGCGCCGAACTCGCCCGCCGCGGCTACCGTGTCATCGTCTACACCTCCCGCCGCGGCTACGACAACCCCCGGACAGCCTACAAGCGCCGCGAGACACTCGACGGCGTCCACATCCGCCGGCTCCACCTCTCGTCCTTCGGCAAACGCTCCATCAAGGTCCGCCTCGCCGCCCAGCTCATCTTCCTCTTCCAGGCCGTGCTCCGAGCCAGCTTGACGCGAAACTTCAAGACCGTCCTCGTCACCACCTCGCCCCCGATGGGCGGCGTCGCCGGGCTCCTGCTCAAGCGCCTCCGTGGCGCGAAGATCCGCTTCTGGGCCATGGACATCAACCCAGACCAGGCCATCCTGATGGGCAAAACCACCGAGGACGCACTCGTCGCCCGCGCCTTCAACCGCATGAACCGCATGCTCCTGCGCGAGAGCGAACACGTCATCGCCCTGGACCACTTCATGGCAGGCCGCCTCCAAACCAAATACCCCGGCGCCTACGCCCAGGGACATATGTCTATCATCCCGCCCTGGCCCTTGGGCGACCACCTCGAACCCATCGCACACGAAGACAACCCCTTCCGTAAAGAATTCGGCCTCGTCGATCAATTCGTCATCATGTACAGCGGCAACATCTCACCCGCCCACCGCATCGACACCGTCCTCGACGCCGCCAAACAATTCAAAGACCACCCCCGCCTCACCCTCCTCTTCATCGGCGGCGACGAAGCCCGACAACGCATCGACGCCTACGCCCAGGAGCACGGCCTTACCGCCATCCTCCGCACCCTCCCCTACCAGCCGCTCGACCAGATCAAGTACTCCCTCTCCGCCGCAGATGTCCACCTCGTCTCCATGGGCGAGCAGATGGCCGGCATCGTCCACCCCTGCAAGATCTACGGCGCGATGGCGGTCGCACGCCCCGTCCTGTTCTGCGGCATCCCCGAGTGCCACATCGGCGAGATCGTCGACCGCTTCGACTTCGGCCGAACCATCCCCCACGGCGACACCGACGCCGCCGCCCGCGCGATCCAGTACGTCCTCGACCAAGACCCCGCCGACCTGCAAGAAATCGGCCAGCGCGCACGCGACGCGATGCTGAAACACTACGACAAAAATACGCTGTGCAACCAGCTCTGCGATTTGGTCGAGCCCACCCCGCCCCCCGGGGCCATGCAAACCGGATTGGACGGCTAA
- a CDS encoding amino acid carrier protein, translated as MPTALPLADLNGVINAANDLMFSNVVIYILLATGVLFTVWSGFGQFRALTHGVGVIRGKYDKKGDPGAINHFQALSAALSATVGLGNIAGVAVAVALGGPGAVFWMWVIGVLGMSLKMVEVTQTMLYRNTDDPDNPHGGPMFVLRDRLRRSGLGPLGWVLGSVFCITLLTSAITGGNMFQAWNVADTTNNYFGVPKVAVGIILAVAVGSVIIGGIKRIGSVAGKLVPVMCAMYLLAAGYVLLLHVGDLPGLLVMIVRHGVGLESQASASGAFIGGTFGYALMFGVKRALFSSEAGQGSAPIAHAAAKCDEPVREGVVAGLEPFIDTIVVCTLTALVILASGAWNRGPEAAFADEVPLVFTKVGPTDAEGLSKWTIHNAPLPERSAEAQRITGTDGWSAGESVFVLIAADKNSDTDQTLHRLTGEVKLPDGGTPTIEFDPYEGETRPELAERGLYAGYAGSTLTAHAFDRVTPGLGKWLVTIAIWLFAISTMISWSYYGEQGVYFMLGNAGHATTEAVILMYKVVYCLLIIVSTMPFITTDAELDMWTTLGLGVMLVANIPIMLVFGHEAMKHYHAYIGKLKRGAFPTHDAPPIEDVMSGKDGE; from the coding sequence ATGCCTACCGCTCTGCCGCTCGCGGACCTCAACGGCGTCATCAATGCCGCCAACGACCTGATGTTCAGCAACGTCGTCATCTACATCCTCCTCGCGACGGGTGTGCTGTTCACGGTCTGGTCCGGCTTCGGGCAGTTCCGCGCACTGACGCACGGCGTCGGCGTGATCCGCGGCAAGTACGACAAAAAGGGCGACCCCGGCGCGATCAACCACTTCCAGGCGCTCTCGGCCGCGCTGTCGGCGACGGTCGGGCTGGGCAACATCGCCGGCGTCGCCGTGGCCGTGGCGCTCGGCGGGCCCGGCGCGGTGTTCTGGATGTGGGTCATCGGCGTGCTGGGCATGTCGCTCAAGATGGTCGAGGTCACGCAGACCATGCTCTACCGCAACACCGACGACCCCGACAACCCGCACGGCGGGCCGATGTTCGTGCTGCGCGACCGTCTGCGACGCTCCGGGCTCGGGCCGCTGGGCTGGGTGCTGGGCTCGGTCTTCTGCATCACGCTGCTGACCTCGGCGATCACGGGCGGCAACATGTTCCAGGCCTGGAACGTCGCGGACACGACGAACAACTACTTCGGTGTGCCCAAGGTCGCGGTCGGGATTATCCTCGCCGTCGCGGTCGGGTCGGTGATCATCGGCGGGATCAAGCGGATCGGGTCGGTGGCGGGCAAGCTCGTCCCCGTGATGTGCGCGATGTACCTGCTCGCCGCAGGTTACGTGCTGCTGCTGCATGTCGGCGACCTGCCCGGGCTGCTCGTCATGATCGTCCGCCACGGCGTCGGGCTCGAATCACAGGCCAGCGCCTCGGGCGCGTTCATCGGCGGGACGTTCGGCTATGCACTGATGTTCGGCGTCAAGCGTGCGCTCTTCAGCTCCGAGGCCGGCCAGGGCTCGGCTCCGATCGCGCACGCCGCCGCCAAATGCGACGAGCCCGTGCGCGAGGGCGTCGTCGCCGGGCTCGAACCGTTCATCGATACGATCGTGGTCTGCACCCTGACCGCGCTGGTGATCCTCGCCAGCGGCGCGTGGAACCGCGGCCCCGAGGCGGCCTTTGCCGACGAGGTGCCGCTCGTGTTCACCAAGGTCGGCCCGACCGATGCCGAAGGTCTCTCGAAGTGGACGATCCACAACGCCCCGCTGCCCGAGCGCTCCGCCGAGGCGCAGCGCATCACGGGGACGGACGGCTGGAGCGCGGGCGAATCGGTCTTCGTCCTGATCGCGGCCGACAAGAACAGCGACACGGACCAGACGCTGCACCGCCTGACAGGCGAGGTGAAGCTGCCCGATGGCGGAACGCCGACGATCGAATTCGATCCCTACGAAGGCGAGACCCGGCCCGAACTTGCCGAGCGCGGGCTCTACGCGGGGTACGCCGGCTCAACGCTCACGGCCCATGCCTTCGACCGCGTCACGCCCGGGCTGGGTAAGTGGTTGGTCACGATCGCGATCTGGCTCTTCGCGATCTCGACCATGATCTCGTGGAGCTACTACGGCGAACAGGGCGTGTACTTCATGCTCGGAAACGCGGGACACGCAACCACCGAGGCCGTCATCCTGATGTACAAGGTCGTCTACTGTCTGCTGATTATCGTATCGACGATGCCGTTCATCACGACCGATGCCGAGCTTGATATGTGGACGACGCTGGGGCTGGGCGTCATGCTCGTCGCGAACATCCCGATCATGCTCGTGTTTGGGCACGAGGCGATGAAGCATTACCACGCGTACATCGGCAAGCTCAAACGCGGCGCGTTCCCGACGCACGATGCGCCGCCGATCGAGGATGTGATGTCGGGTAAGGATGGGGAGTAG
- a CDS encoding sulfotransferase domain-containing protein, with the protein MPNKLEHFSLTGRFQRYGPMIRVSHHATRVLAGWFPKAIPIVHVLGYPKSGTTWVCHLVADYLQLPHPQLSILPIGFPAIMHGHQTVSKKRPHSVYVVRDGRDVMVSYYFFMTRDLGQPANKRAEQKRARFFPPDADRSDICANLPYFIKAHMTSPIASKANWADHVQSYLRSGLEGVPLLRYESLLTDGQAALSDAMADLTGEAADADSVTEALRRNAFDKQKSKPKFGADGKEGKSVMRKGVHGDWKNHFTKEAAQVFQSYAGDTLTELGYETDDGWIDSLPD; encoded by the coding sequence ATGCCCAATAAACTCGAACACTTTTCCCTCACCGGCCGGTTCCAACGCTACGGCCCGATGATCCGTGTCTCGCACCACGCCACGCGTGTGCTCGCCGGCTGGTTCCCCAAGGCGATCCCGATCGTGCATGTGCTGGGCTATCCCAAGAGCGGCACGACCTGGGTCTGCCACCTTGTCGCCGACTACTTGCAACTCCCCCACCCCCAGCTATCGATCCTCCCCATCGGGTTCCCCGCGATCATGCACGGCCACCAGACCGTCTCGAAGAAACGGCCGCACAGTGTCTATGTCGTCCGCGACGGCCGCGATGTCATGGTCAGCTACTACTTCTTCATGACCCGCGACCTCGGCCAGCCCGCGAACAAACGTGCAGAACAAAAACGCGCTCGCTTCTTCCCCCCCGATGCGGACCGCAGCGACATCTGCGCGAATCTTCCGTACTTCATCAAAGCCCACATGACCAGCCCGATCGCGTCGAAAGCGAACTGGGCCGACCACGTGCAGTCCTACCTGCGGTCGGGGCTGGAAGGCGTCCCGCTCCTGCGGTACGAGTCGCTGCTGACCGATGGGCAGGCCGCACTGTCGGACGCTATGGCCGACCTCACCGGCGAGGCCGCCGACGCAGACAGCGTAACGGAGGCACTCCGCCGAAACGCCTTCGATAAACAGAAAAGCAAGCCCAAATTTGGCGCAGATGGGAAAGAAGGCAAGTCCGTGATGCGCAAAGGTGTCCACGGCGACTGGAAGAATCATTTTACGAAGGAAGCCGCACAGGTCTTCCAGTCATACGCCGGCGATACCTTAACCGAGCTGGGTTATGAGACGGATGACGGCTGGATCGACTCACTCCCCGACTAA
- a CDS encoding amidohydrolase family protein translates to MRFSLKHTIHSAAIITASVCCVGPIQAQDLTPTAPAQDRTIVVHGGTVHTMAGDTFSPGYIVFDDGVITAVGAGAGFEVGEEAWLIDAEGLEVYPGFIAGPSTLGIQEIESVRATDDYNEVGSVTPEVYAAVAVNPDSTLIPVARTGGILTFASSPAGGRVPGRMSVMSAEGWTWEDMTIARDAGLVLRWPNMRPVQAWWMDQSDAEQMKDRDEAIAAIDELFELATAYQAARAAGDAGQAIDLRLEAMLGVLPSAGDDQLPVYLNAHDYDQIVGAVSWAVERGLKPIVVGGRDAPLAAGLLNEHDIPVILAGTFRFPKRADSPYDDAFTLPLRCEEAGLDWCLSHSTDPSNLRNLPFSAAMAVAHGLDVETALEAITIDMARTLGVGDELGSLEIGKRATLLITEGNPLDIRSAILAAFVDGRNIDLTNKQTKLYELYRERYRQLGLIPEELED, encoded by the coding sequence ATGCGATTCTCACTCAAACACACCATCCATAGCGCGGCGATCATTACGGCGTCCGTATGCTGCGTTGGCCCGATCCAGGCGCAAGACCTGACCCCTACCGCCCCCGCGCAGGACCGCACCATCGTTGTCCACGGCGGCACGGTCCACACGATGGCGGGCGACACCTTCTCGCCGGGTTACATCGTGTTCGACGACGGCGTCATCACCGCGGTCGGCGCGGGCGCGGGTTTCGAGGTGGGCGAAGAGGCCTGGCTGATTGATGCCGAGGGGCTCGAGGTCTACCCCGGGTTTATCGCCGGGCCCTCGACGCTGGGCATCCAGGAGATCGAGTCCGTCCGCGCGACGGACGACTACAACGAGGTCGGCTCGGTGACGCCCGAGGTCTACGCGGCCGTCGCCGTCAACCCGGACTCGACGCTGATCCCTGTCGCGCGGACCGGCGGCATCCTGACGTTCGCGTCATCGCCTGCCGGCGGGCGTGTGCCGGGCCGGATGTCGGTGATGAGTGCGGAGGGCTGGACGTGGGAGGACATGACGATCGCGCGCGACGCGGGGCTGGTGCTGCGCTGGCCCAACATGCGGCCCGTGCAGGCGTGGTGGATGGACCAGAGCGATGCCGAGCAGATGAAGGACCGCGACGAGGCAATCGCCGCGATCGATGAGCTCTTCGAGCTGGCGACGGCCTACCAGGCGGCGCGGGCTGCGGGCGACGCAGGCCAGGCGATCGACCTGCGGCTGGAGGCAATGCTTGGCGTACTGCCCTCGGCCGGGGACGACCAGCTGCCGGTCTATCTCAACGCACACGACTACGACCAGATCGTCGGCGCGGTGAGTTGGGCGGTCGAGCGCGGCTTGAAGCCGATCGTTGTCGGCGGGCGCGACGCGCCACTCGCGGCGGGACTCCTCAACGAGCACGACATCCCCGTCATCCTTGCGGGCACGTTCCGCTTCCCCAAGCGGGCCGACTCGCCCTACGACGATGCGTTCACGCTCCCGCTGCGCTGCGAGGAGGCGGGGCTGGACTGGTGCCTGTCGCACAGCACCGACCCAAGCAACCTGCGCAACCTCCCGTTCTCTGCGGCGATGGCCGTCGCGCACGGGCTCGACGTCGAAACCGCGCTCGAAGCAATCACGATCGACATGGCCCGCACGCTGGGCGTCGGCGACGAGCTGGGCTCGCTCGAAATCGGCAAGCGCGCGACGCTCCTCATCACCGAAGGAAACCCCTTGGACATCCGCTCCGCGATCCTCGCCGCCTTTGTCGACGGGCGCAACATCGACCTCACCAACAAGCAGACCAAGCTCTACGAGCTCTACCGCGAACGCTACCGCCAGCTCGGGCTGATCCCGGAAGAACTCGAAGATTGA
- a CDS encoding amidohydrolase family protein, producing the protein MIAQPTSEGPLAQPPNGVRHADPTWHVLTGATVHVRPGEVLEDASVEMRDGRIVHVGVGLEPPAGARVWDMSGRHIYAGLIDAYVEIDVPALVDGPGRHWSGYVTPERSVLTGDGVSEGKASSLRAIGFVAAGVVPDGGIFRGQTAVVSLGEHANDASEDGPPVFREGVFHAVAFETARGDSYPSSGMGTLALIRQTIFDANWQRGEREAGRLDDPANCLDTLADAEVPLLIRAEDEMETLAAGGLSRELERPVVVLGSGLEFRRLDAVVADGLPMILPVAFPEAPRVATVGQADSVDLKTLMTWEQAPTNPRRFDAAGLSVSLTTHGLKHAGLFHERLRYAMRHGLDADRALAMLTTTPAQLLGVEQHLGTIEAGKAASLLVCDGLLFEEETTIQDVWVDGRRYEIEAETDGDFDGEWKLAVGDLEIHLTIVGTKITAREGDAEGAARAVSIDHDRLHFILDDEDDGTGSYLMQGVLEGDAMTGVGMSAAGEAFQWTAVRTGAVEDGESGDAGDDEAEDEHGDEDAPGGADAAADEAAEDDGEEGDAVDTADVDDDTGPIEVPEAIHYPFGPYAVEVLPQSRAMLITGATIWTSGEAGIIENGALLTAADGTIVYVGPIDGVRDSGIPLPDNLVEIDATGKHITPGIIDCHSHTGLSSFGINESGQAVSAEVRISDSLNTGSVNFYRQLAGGVTTVNSLHGSANPIGGQNLVHRLRWGVVHPHDAWFDGAPAGIKFALGENVKQSNWGDRNTTRYPQTRMGVETLMRDRFIAARAYAEQWEVFEANRDADAQQPAPRRDLELEALAEILAGERLVHSHSYRQDEILMLCRVAEEFGFTIGTFQHVLEGYKVADEIAQHALGASAFSDWWAYKVEVQDAIPFNGALMHEVGVVVSFNSDSDELARRLNLEAAKAVRYGGLDPHEALKFVTLNPAIQLGIADRVGSLEAGKDADFAVWSGDPLSSFTRCEATYILAAEQFSLERDVEHRALIAQERSRLIHRILDETHPKRGPVDNARPEAEDRPGDEAGEPEEAEEDPAERARLANIRRHYLLMLESGEDLSTWHCGDCGETFRELSSGHHHHHGHSHD; encoded by the coding sequence ATGATCGCGCAGCCGACGTCGGAGGGCCCGCTCGCGCAGCCGCCCAATGGGGTGCGCCACGCGGACCCGACTTGGCATGTCTTGACCGGCGCGACGGTGCATGTCCGGCCCGGCGAGGTGCTGGAAGACGCGAGCGTCGAGATGCGCGACGGGCGGATCGTACATGTCGGCGTGGGGCTCGAGCCGCCGGCGGGTGCGCGGGTGTGGGACATGTCGGGCCGGCATATCTATGCGGGCCTGATCGATGCGTACGTGGAGATTGATGTGCCGGCGCTGGTGGACGGCCCGGGCCGACACTGGAGCGGGTACGTGACGCCGGAGCGGTCGGTGCTGACGGGCGATGGGGTGAGCGAAGGCAAGGCGTCTTCGCTGCGTGCGATTGGATTCGTCGCGGCGGGGGTCGTGCCCGACGGCGGGATCTTCCGCGGGCAGACCGCGGTCGTGTCGCTGGGCGAACACGCCAACGATGCGAGTGAAGACGGCCCGCCCGTGTTCCGCGAAGGTGTGTTCCACGCGGTCGCGTTCGAGACGGCACGGGGCGACAGCTACCCTTCCTCGGGTATGGGCACGCTGGCACTGATTCGGCAGACGATCTTCGATGCCAACTGGCAGCGCGGCGAGCGCGAAGCGGGTCGGCTGGACGATCCGGCGAACTGCCTGGATACGCTGGCGGATGCCGAGGTGCCGCTGCTGATCCGCGCGGAGGACGAGATGGAAACGCTCGCGGCGGGGGGCTTGTCGCGCGAGCTTGAACGGCCGGTGGTGGTGCTGGGGTCGGGCCTGGAGTTTCGCCGGCTCGACGCGGTGGTGGCGGACGGGCTGCCGATGATTCTGCCGGTCGCGTTCCCCGAAGCGCCGCGGGTCGCGACCGTCGGGCAGGCGGACTCGGTCGATCTCAAGACACTGATGACCTGGGAGCAGGCACCGACCAACCCGCGTCGGTTCGATGCCGCCGGGCTCAGCGTCTCGCTCACGACGCACGGGCTCAAGCACGCCGGGCTGTTTCATGAACGCCTGCGCTACGCGATGCGGCATGGGCTCGACGCCGACCGCGCGCTCGCGATGCTGACCACGACGCCGGCCCAGTTGCTCGGTGTCGAGCAGCACCTGGGCACGATCGAGGCCGGCAAGGCCGCGAGCTTGCTGGTCTGCGACGGGCTGTTGTTCGAGGAAGAAACCACGATCCAGGACGTCTGGGTTGATGGCCGACGCTACGAGATAGAGGCGGAGACGGACGGCGACTTCGACGGCGAGTGGAAGCTCGCCGTCGGCGACCTCGAGATCCACTTGACGATCGTGGGCACCAAGATCACCGCCCGCGAAGGCGACGCGGAGGGCGCGGCCCGCGCGGTGTCGATCGACCATGACCGGCTGCACTTTATCCTCGATGATGAGGACGACGGTACAGGCAGCTACCTGATGCAGGGCGTGCTCGAAGGCGACGCGATGACCGGCGTGGGCATGAGCGCTGCGGGAGAGGCGTTCCAGTGGACCGCGGTGCGCACCGGGGCGGTGGAAGATGGCGAAAGTGGTGATGCGGGAGATGACGAGGCGGAAGACGAGCACGGCGATGAAGACGCGCCAGGCGGTGCGGATGCCGCAGCAGATGAAGCCGCCGAGGACGATGGTGAAGAAGGCGACGCCGTAGATACTGCCGACGTAGATGACGACACCGGCCCGATCGAGGTGCCCGAAGCAATCCACTACCCGTTCGGTCCGTACGCGGTAGAGGTGCTGCCGCAGTCGCGGGCGATGCTCATCACCGGGGCGACGATCTGGACCAGCGGCGAGGCGGGCATCATCGAGAACGGCGCGCTTCTCACCGCCGCGGATGGCACGATCGTCTACGTCGGTCCGATCGACGGTGTGCGCGACAGCGGCATCCCGCTGCCCGACAATCTCGTCGAGATCGACGCGACGGGCAAGCACATCACGCCGGGGATCATCGATTGCCACAGCCACACGGGCCTCTCGAGCTTCGGCATCAACGAGTCGGGCCAGGCCGTGAGCGCGGAGGTGCGGATCAGCGACTCGCTCAACACCGGCTCGGTGAACTTCTACCGCCAACTCGCGGGCGGCGTCACGACGGTCAACTCCTTGCATGGCTCGGCCAACCCGATCGGCGGGCAGAACCTTGTCCACCGATTACGCTGGGGCGTGGTCCACCCGCATGACGCGTGGTTCGACGGCGCACCAGCGGGCATCAAGTTCGCACTCGGCGAAAACGTCAAGCAATCCAACTGGGGCGACCGCAATACGACCCGCTACCCGCAGACACGCATGGGGGTCGAGACGCTGATGCGCGATCGGTTTATCGCTGCGCGGGCGTATGCCGAGCAGTGGGAGGTGTTCGAGGCGAACCGTGATGCCGATGCGCAGCAGCCCGCCCCGCGTCGTGACCTCGAACTGGAAGCGCTTGCCGAGATCCTCGCCGGCGAACGGCTCGTGCATAGCCACAGCTATCGGCAGGACGAGATCCTGATGCTCTGCCGCGTAGCCGAGGAGTTCGGCTTCACGATCGGCACGTTCCAGCACGTGTTGGAAGGCTACAAGGTCGCCGACGAGATCGCACAGCACGCGCTGGGCGCGAGCGCGTTCAGCGACTGGTGGGCGTACAAGGTCGAGGTGCAGGACGCGATCCCCTTCAACGGCGCGCTGATGCACGAGGTCGGCGTGGTTGTCAGCTTCAACTCGGACTCGGACGAACTCGCGCGGCGGCTGAATCTCGAAGCCGCGAAGGCCGTGCGCTACGGCGGGCTCGACCCGCACGAGGCGCTCAAGTTTGTCACGCTCAACCCCGCGATCCAGCTCGGCATCGCCGACCGGGTCGGCTCACTCGAAGCGGGCAAAGACGCGGACTTCGCCGTCTGGTCGGGCGATCCGCTGTCGTCGTTCACGCGTTGCGAGGCGACCTACATCCTCGCGGCCGAGCAGTTCTCGCTCGAGCGCGACGTCGAGCACCGGGCGCTCATCGCGCAGGAGCGTTCGCGCCTCATCCACCGCATCCTCGACGAAACGCACCCCAAACGCGGCCCAGTCGATAACGCTCGGCCCGAGGCCGAGGACCGCCCCGGCGACGAGGCCGGCGAACCCGAGGAGGCCGAAGAGGACCCGGCCGAGCGAGCCCGCCTCGCGAATATCCGCCGGCATTACCTGCTCATGCTCGAGTCGGGCGAAGACCTCTCGACCTGGCACTGCGGCGACTGCGGCGAGACCTTCCGTGAACTCTCGTCGGGTCATCACCACCACCACGGCCACAGCCACGACTAA